In Sphingomonas sp. SUN019, the genomic window GCGATCGTGGCGGCGGTGATCTATGTCATTGCGGTCCGGCGCAGGATTGCCCGGAGCGGCGACCCCCGCTAACCGCGCTTCCCATGCGGTACGTCAGCACCCGCGGGGATGCGCCCGCCCTCGATTTCCGCGGCGCGACGCTGGCGGGCTTGGCTTCCGATGGTGGGCTGTATCTGCCCGAGACTTGGCCGACGCTGAGCGCGCAAGAGATCGCCGGGTTGGCGGGGTTGTCCTACGTCGATACGGCGGTGGCGGTGATGGCGCCGTTTGTCGCGGGATCGCTGACGCGCGACGAATTGAAGGCGTTGTGCGAGGCGGCTTACGGGCGGTTTTCGCATGCGGCGATCGTGCCGCTGGTGCAGGTCGACCACGACCAGTGGCTGATGGAGTTGTTCCACGGCCCGACGCTGGCGTTCAAGGACGTGGCGCTGCAATTGCTGGGGCAGTTGTTCCAGAAGTTCCTGACCGGCACCGATACGCGGCTGACGATCATCGGTGCGACCAGCGGCGACACGGGGTCGGCGGCGATTGACGCGGTGGCGGGGCGTGACGGCATCGACATCTTCATGCTGCACCCGGAGGGACGCGTCAGCGACGTCCAGCGGCGGCAGATGACGACGGTGATCGCGCCCAACGTCCACAACATCGCGATCCGCGGCGATTTCGACACCGCGCAGGGCCTGGTGAAGGCGATGTTCAACAACCCGGCGTTTTCGTCGCGGTTCACCTTAAGCGCGGTCAACTCGATCAACTGGGCGCGGCTGATGGCGCAGGTGGTCTATTATTTCTATGCAGCGGTGCGGCTGGGCGGACCGGAACGCGCGGTGGCGTTCAGCGTGCCGACGGGGAATTTCGGCGATGTGTTCGCCGGCTATGTCGCGGCGAAGATGGGGTTGCCGATCGCCAAATTGGTGGTGGCGACCAACGTCAACGACATCCTCGCGCGTGCTCTTTCGACCGGGGACTATTCGAGCCGGGAGGTGATTGCGACTCCGACGCCGTCGATGGATATTCAGGTGTCGTCGAATTTTGAACGACTGCTGTTCGATCTGGGCGGGCGCGACGGGCGCGCGCTAGCGGCGCAGATGAAGGATTTCGAGCGCAGTCGCGCAATGCGGTTGACCAATGCGCAGTCGCAGGGCGCGAGTGGCTTGTTTTTCAGCGAACGGGTCGATGTCGACGAGATGGCGCTGGCGATGCGCTGGGCGAGCGAGCATTCGGGCGAAGTGATCGATCCGCATACTGCGATCGGGCTGGCGGCGGCGCGGCGGCAGGCGGTGGACGGCGTGCCAATGGTGACGCTGGCGACCGCGCATCCGGCGAAGTTCCGCGACGCGGTGGAGCGGGCGACGGGACTGCGGCCGTCGTTGCCGGGCCGGATCGGGGATCTGTTCGATCGTGCGGAGCGGTTCGATACGGTCGATGCGACGTTCGATGCGGTCAGCGAATACGTCGCCGCGCGCGACCCCTGCGTGAGGTCGGCGTGGACCTGAAGACCCTCATCGGCGAACCCTGGGCCGACTACGGCCTGATCGATTCCGGCAACGGCCGGAAACTCGAACGCTATGGCCGGTTCCGTTTCATCCGGCCCGAGCCGCAGGCGTTGTGGGCGCCCGCGAGCGACGACTGGCGCGCGACGGGGGAGTTCATTCCCGGCGCGGACGAGGACGGGGGCGGACAATGGCATTATGCCGAGCCGACTCCGCGTGAGGGCTGGCCGCTGGCGTGGGACGACGTGCGTTTCCACGCGCAGACCACCCCGTTCCGGCATCTGGGGTTCTTCCCCGACATGGCTCCGGTGTGGGGCTGGATTCGCGAGAAGATCGAGGGGCTGGACGCGCCGGAGGTGATGAACCTGTTCGGTTATACCGGCGTCGGCACGCTGGCGTTCGCGGCTAAGGGGGCGCGCGTCGTCCATGTCGATGCGTCGAAGAAGTCGGTCGAGGCGGCGCGGATGAACGCGGCGCTGTCGGGCCATTCGGGCAAGCCGGTGCGCTGGATCGTCGACGATGCGGCGAAGTTCGTCGCGCGCGAAGTGCGGCGCGGGCGGCGCTACGACGCGATCCTGCTCGACCCGCCGAAATACGGCCGCGGGCCGGAGGGCGAGGTGTGGCGGCTGGAGGAAGACCTGCCGGGACTGATCGCGGATTGCCGGCGGTTGCTGGACGCGGAGTCCCGCGCGCTGTTCCTGACGGTTTACGCCGTGCGGATGTCGGCGCTGGCGATCGGGGAGATGCTGCGGCAGGCTTTTGCTGATTTGCCGGGCACGGTGGAGGCGGGGGAACTGGGCGTGCGCGAGGAGGCGCGGGGGCTGGTGCTGCCGACCGCGATCTGGGCGCGGTGGTCACGCTGAGCGAGCGACCGCCATCGGATCGGCGGGTCGGCGCACGTATCCGGATCAAGCCAGAACATGCCGACTCTGTCGTTGCGTCGTTCGAGGCGGTGGGGTTTCGGCCAATATATGTCGAGCGCAGATCCGATGGGGATGTTTCGTTCTGGTTTGATAAGGCTATTGCTGGAGAGACCGTATTCGCCGAAGTCGTTCAAGCAATACCGTTAGAACACTGGGCTCACTACGCCATTGTCGGAACGCCGCCTACGTTTCACTGACGTCATTCCATCCCCGCCCGCATCGCCGCCGCCGCCACGAACGGCGCGCCTGCGACCAGCAGGAGGCTGACCGCCGCTAACAGTTTCAGCCCGCCCGGCCCGCCTTCGATCGCGCCTGCGCCGAAGATCAGCAGCGGGATGGCGAGCGGGAGCATGACCAAGCCAGCGACAGCGCCTGCGCCGCGGAGGCCTGCGACTAGCGCGCCGGTGGCGACCGCGAGCGCGGCGAGGCCGGGGGTGCCGATCGCGAGGCCTGCTTCGACCAGCAGCAGGGTTTCGGCGGAGAGGTCGAGCAGGCCTGCGGCGATGACGGCGGCGATCATCAGCGGGGGGGCGAAGGCCAGCCAATGGGCGGCGATCTTGGTGGCGGCGATCGCGGGGAGGGGGATGCCTCGGGTGGCCAGTTGATCCAGCACGCCCGAATCGAGATCGGGGGCGATCAGGCGTTCTACCGGCAGGAGGGCGGCGAGCAGCGCGGCGGCCCAGATCACGCCGCCGCCGATCCTTGCGAGGAGTTTGGTGTCGGGGCCGATCGCGAACGGGAACAGGGTCGTCACGAGCAAAAAGAAGGCGACGATCAGCGTCGCGCCGCCCGAGGCGTAGCCGCGGCGGATGTCGCGGAGGATGAGGGGGATCATTGCGCCTCCACCCCTGCACCACCCCGGCGCAGGCCGGGGCCCAGTTGCAAGCGGTCCGAAACTGGGCCCTGGCCTTCGCCGGGGTGGGGGTGGTGGAGCGTGATCGCCTGCGCGTCGGCCATTTCGATCGGTTGATGGGTCGCGATCAGCGTTGCGCCGCCGGTTTCGCGATGGCGCGCGATCAGGGCTTCGAGGCGCTCGACCGCGGCGACGTCGAGGCCGTTGGCGGGTTCGTCGAGCAGCCACAGGCTTGCGGGCGACGCGAGGACGCGGGCGAGTGCGGCGCGGCGGCGTTGACCGGTGGAGAGGAGGCGGACGGGGATGTCGATCAGGTCGGAGAGGTCGAGGTCGGTCAGCGCCTCGTCGATGCGGGCAAACGTAACGCCATCGATCTTCGCCCAGAAGTCCAGCGCCTGCGCCAGCGTGCGTTCGGGGTCGAGCGCGGCGGCTTCGGTCAGCAGCGCGGGTGGGTCGGCGCGTTCGACGCGGCCCGCGGCGGGGGGCAGCAGACCGGCGGCGATGCGGATCAGGCTCGATTTGCCCACGCCGTTGGGGCCGGTGACGATCGCCGAGCCGCCCGGCTCCAGCGTGAACGACAGCCCCTCGAACAGCATTCGCCCGCGCCGGACGCACGCCACCCGGTCGAACCGCAGCAGGCTCAATCCGCCACCGCGTCTTCCAGCGCGTGCATATCGTCGTCGCTGAGGCCGAAGTGGTGGCCGATCTCGTGGATCGTGACGTGCGCGATCAGATCGTCGAGGCGGACGCCGGTTTCGCACCATTCGGCCAGAATGGCCTGGCGGTAGAGGTGGATGCGATCGGGCGTCGCGCCGCTCTCGAACACCGATTTCTCCCCAATCGGGCGGCCGTGGTACAGGCCGGTGAGGTCGAGCGGGTGTTCGATGTTCAGGCCGCGGAGCGTTTCGTCGTCGGCGAATTCCTCGACGATCAGCACGATTTCACCGAGATGCGCGCGAAATTCGGCCGGCAGCTTTTCGATCGTGGCGCGTGCGACGCGCTCGAACGTGTCGGGGGAGGGCGCTTCGCCGATCAGGTCTTGCCCGTCCATGCCCTACGCCATACCCCGTGACATCGCACGCGGGAAGGAGCCGGATCATGGTCGAGCAATTGAACGAGACCGAACGGGCGGATGCGCTGGACGGCCTGCCCGACTGGGATTACGACGAGGCGCGCGACGCGATCACGCGGTCGATCGTGTTCACCGATTTCGCCGAGGCGTTCGGCTTCATGACGCAGGTCGCGCTGATCGCGGAAAAGGCCGAGCATCATCCGGAATGGAAGAACGTGTGGAACCGGGTGGAGATTTTGCTGACCACGCATGACGCGGGTGGGCTGAGCGAGCGGGATATCGAGCTGGCCGAGGCGATTGATACGATATTGGATGGTTAGCTCAGCCTTCTGATCCTCCCCTGCAAGGGGAGGTGGCAGCGCGAAGCGCTGACGGAGGGGTGTCGCGCTATCGAGGGGTCGACACCCCTCCGGCGCTGCGCGCCACCTCCCCTTGCAGGGGAGGATTTAGTCGTTGAGCACCCGGCTTCGCATCAATTTCCGCAGCCGTCCGGGCGTCCACCGGGCGGCGAAGGTAAGGCGGCGGGCGGTCTTGCCGATGACGGCGTGAACCTTGTCGCCGTGGACCGCGTCCCAGGCGGCCTGCGCGACGGTTTCGATGGGCGTGAATTCCAGCCCTGCATCGACCACCGCGTCGCGGGCGGTGCGGTTCGATCCGTCCGCGCGAAGCGACAGGATCGGGGTGTCGATGAAGCCGGGCATCAGGTCGCGGACCTTGATGCCGTCGGCGGCCCATTCGCCGTCGAGCGCCTCGGTCAGCCCGCGTACCGCGAATTTGGTGGCGGAATAGAGCGCGAGGCCCGCCGAGCCGTAGATCGCGGAGGCCGAGGCGGTGTTGAGCAGGCAGCTGTCGGGCGTCGCCTTCAGATACGGGTACGCCGCGCGGGCGCCGTAGGCGACGCCGCGGAAGTTGATGTCGATGACGCGGTCGAGTTCGTCGAGCGCGATCTGGCCGTAGGGGCCGCCCTGGCCGATCCCGGCGTTGTTGAACAGCACATCGAGGCGACCGCCGCTGGCCTTGGTGAAGGCGGCGAGCGTCTCCTCCCAATCCTCGATGCTGCGCACGTCCATCGGATGAATGGTGGTGCGATCGGCGGGGAGCAGTGCTGCGGTTTCGGCGAGGCCGCGTTCGTTGATGTCTGCGAGACCGACGCGCCAGCCCTGCGCGGCGAAATGCTGCGCGACTGCGCGGCCGATGCCCGAGCCGCCGCCGGTGATCAGGATCGCCTTCATCTTTCCTCCGTTTGACGCTGGTCTGTCCATCCCGCATCACACGCCGCGATGCCAGAACAAACCGGTCCAGCCGTCGCCTTCGATGGCGTGACGAGGCGCTACGCCGGGGCCGCCGCGGTCGACGACGTGACGCTGGAGGTGGCGGGCGGCAGTTTCGTCGCGTTGGTCGGGACGTCGGGGTCGGGGAAATCGACCTTGCTGAAGATGGTCAACCGGCTGGTCGAGCCGAGCGCTGGACGCGTGACGGTCGACGGGCGGGATGTGGGGGCGGAGCCTGCGCCGTTGCTGCGGCGGCGTGTCGGGTATGTGTTCCAGAATGTCGGGCTGTTCCCGCACATGACAATTGCCGAGAATATCGCGGTGCCGTTGCGGCTGGCGGGGACGGAGGATGCCGCTCGGGTGGCGGAGATGCTCGATCTGGTCGAACTGCCGCGCGATCTGGGCGCGCGGATGCCGGACGAATTGTCGGGCGGGCAGCGGCAACGCGTGGGCGTGGCGCGCGCGCTGGCCAGTGGGCCGAAGCTGTTGCTGATGGACGAACCGTTCGGGGCGCTCGACCCGGTGACGCGCGACGTGCTGGGGGCGGCGATCCGGGCGCTGCACGACCGGCTGGGCCTGACGACGGTGCTGGTGACGCATGACATGGCGGAGGCGCTGCTGCTCGCCGAGCGGGTGTTGGTGATGCAGGCGGGGCGGATCGTGGCGGACGAGACGCCGCGCGCGCTGGTGGCGGGCTCGGGCGGGGCGGCGGCGCAGGCGTTGGTCGCGGTGCCGCGCGAGCAGGCGCGACGGATGGCGGGGCTTGAGGCGTGAGCGCCTTCTGGGACGCCTTCGCGCGGGTGCCGGGGCTGGCGGCGCAGCATCTGTTGCTGGCGATGTGCGCGCTGGCGCTCGGGATCGCGATCAGCCTGCCGCTGGGGGTGTGGTCGGCGCGATCGCCGCGGGTGGCGCGGGTCGCTTTGGGGTTCGCCAGTCTGGTGCAGACGATCCCGAGTCTGGCATTGCTGGCGTTATTCTATCCGGTGTTGCTGTGGGTGTCGGCGCTGGTCGGGGGCGGGGTGCCTGCGCTGGGATTCCTGCCGTCGCTGATCGCGCTGACGCTCTACGCTTTGCTGCCGATCCTGCGGAACACCGTGACGGGACTGACCGGACTCGATCCGGCGGTGATCGAGGCGGCGGATGGTGTGGGGATGACGCGCGCACAGAAGTTGCGGCTGGTCGAGGCACCGTTGGTGCTGCCGGTGGTGATGGCGGGAATCCGGACTGCGGCGGTGTGGACGATCGGGGCGGCGACGCTGTCGACGACGGTGGGCCAGCCGAGTCTGGGCGACCTGATCTTCGCCGGGTTGCAGACGCAGGCGTGGGCGTTGGTGCTGGCGGGGTGCGTGTCGGCGGCGGGGCTGGCGCTGGCGGTCGACGCGCTGCTCGGGCTGGCGGAGCGGGGCTTGCGGACGCGGCGGCCGTGGCTGACGGGGGTGGCGCTGGGGTTGCTGGCCGTCGGGGTCGTCGTGGCGACAGCGCCATTGTGGCGGTCGGGGCCAAAGACGGTGGTGATCGGGGCGAAGAACTTTTCCGAGCAGTATATCCTTGCGCGGCTGATCGGGGATCGGCTGGAGCGTGCCGGGTATCGCGTGGAGTATCGTGACGGGCTGGGGTCTGCGGTGGCTTACGGCGCTGTCGCGGGGGGCGAGATCGACGCTTATGTCGAATATGCCGGGACGCTCTGGACCGGGCAGATGAAGCGGACCGACGTGCCGCCGCGGGCGGAACAGGTACGCGCGATCGGGGAATGGGCGCAGCGCACCAACGGCGTGCGGCTGGTCGGGGCGCTGGGGTTCGAGAACGCCTATGCGTTCGCGATGCGCGGCGACGATGCGCGCAGGCGGGGGGTGGCGACGCTTGCGGATTTGGTGTGGGTTGCACCCGAGCTAACATTCGGGTCTGATCTGGAGTTTCTCGAACGGTCGGAGTGGGCGGCGGTGAAGCGGGCCTATCCGCTGCGGTTCAGGGCGGCGACGCCGTACAGCCCGACGTTCATGTATCGCGCGCTGGCGAGCGGGCGGGCTGATGTTATCAGCGCGTTTTCATCGGACGGGCGGATCGCGGCGGATAAGTTGGCCGTGCTGAGGGATCCGAAGCGCGCGATTCCGGGGTATGATGCGATCCTGCTGGTGTCGCCGGAGCGGGCGAAGGACGCCGCGTTCGTGGCGGCGTTGCGGCCGTTGGTCGGGCGAATACCGGTGAGCGCGATGCGCGAGGCGAATTACATGGTCGACCGCGATGCCGACAAGGCGACGCCGGAGGCGGCGGCGCGGTGGTTGGGGGAGAAGGTGGGGCTTCGATAATTCTCCCCTGCAAGGGGAGGTGGCGCGTAGCGCCGGAGGGGTGTCGCCCTCTCGATAGCGCGACACCCCTCCGTCAGCGCTGCGCGCTGCCACCTCCCCTTGCAGGGGAGGACTGGTTTCAGTTCAGCACCACCGTTACGGCGCGGCGGTTTTGCGCCCAGCTGGCTTCGTCCGAGCCCAGGGCGGCGGGGCGTTCCTTGCCGTAGCTGATTGTGGTGATGCGCGCCGCGGAGACGCCGCGCGAGACGAGATAGTTCTTGGCGGAGTTCGCGCGCCGGTCACCCAAGGCAAGGTTGTATTCGCGCGTGCCGCGTTCGTCGGCGTGGCCTTCGACCGTGATGCGGACATTCGGGTAGCGCTGCAGCCAGTCGGATTGCGAATCGAGGATGCCGCGTGCGGTGCCGTTGATATCGTACATATCGAGCCCGAAATTGACCGTGTCGCTGGTGATCGATCGTTTGAAATCCTCGGCCGATCCGGGGACTGCGGCGCCGGTGACGGGGCCGGCGCCAGCACCGGCGTTGGGATCGACGGGGGCCTCGCCGGGAGCGGGGGGGAGGACTTCGGGGCGCTTCTTCGAGCAGGCGGCGGTCGCGACGAGCGCGGTCGCCAGCAGAAGCGTGGTCGTGAATTTGGCCATTATCGGTCTCCTAAAGTGAGATGTCGTCCCCGTTATCGCCCCCAATAACAGTTTTACGGCCGAAGTGGTCCCCACGCCGGGTCGGAGCCGTCGAGCGGGGTCGGGATCTTACGTTCATTGACCCCGGTCAGGTCGACGGACCACAGATCGGCCTTGCCGCTGCTGCCCTGCGCCGATCGCAGGAAGGTCAGCACGCGACCGTTGGGCGACCAGCTTGGCCCTTCGTCCTGCCAGCTGTTGGTCAGCAATTTCTCGCCGCCGCCGTTCGCGTTCATCACGCCGATACGGAACGCGCCGCCCAGCTTGGTGAAGGCGATCAGGTCGCCGCGCGGGCTCCAGACCGGCGTGGCATAACGCCCGCCGCCGAAGCTGATACGCTGCTGGTTCGAACCGTCGGCGTTCATCACATAGAGCTGCTGCCCGCCCGAACGATCGCTTTCGAAAACGATGCGGCGGCCGTCGGGCGAATAGCTGCCGCCGGTGTCGATGCCGGGCGAATTGGTCAGCCGCTGCGGCGCGCCGCCGCTGGCCGCGACGCGGTAGAGGTCGGTGTTGCCGCTCTGCGCCATCGAGAACAGGATCGAGCGCCCGTCGGGCGAGAAGCGCGGCGCAAACGCCAGGCTGACGTTCGACACGACGAGGCGCTGACGGCCGCTGCCGATGTCGTAGACGTAGATCGACGGCTTGTCGTTCAGATAGCTCATATAGACGATCGACTGCTGGTTCGGCGCGAAGCGCGGGGTCAGCACGATCGACTGGCCGTTGGTCAGGAAACGGTGGTTCGCGCCGTCCTGATCCATGATTGCGAGCCGTTTGATGCGGCGGCCCTTTGGTCCGGTTTCGCTGACGTACACGATGCGGCTGTCGAAATACGGGCCTTCGCCGGTCAGCCGCGCATAGACCGTGTCGGCGCATTTGTGCGCGGCGCGGCGCCAGTCGCCGGGCGACACGACGAAGCCCTGGCGGGCGAGTTCAGTGCGCGCGGAGACGTCGTAGAGATAGCAGCCGACGGTCAGCGTGCCATCGCCGTTCGCGCGGACGAAGCCCTGCACCAACGCCTGCGCGCCCGAACCGCCCCAGTAATCGAACGCGGGGGCGGTGACTTCGGGGAACATCACGGTGCGCAATTGCGCGGGCGGGAGGGGATTGAAGAGGCCGGAGTTCTTCAGGTCGTTGGTGACGATCTGCGCGAGTTCGCGGCCCATCACGTCGGTCGGCTTGGCGGCGGTGTTGACGACCGCCGGGGTCGCCATCGCGGGGATCGCGATCGGCATCGGCGCGGAGATGCCGCCGGTGACGTCGACGACCAGCTCCTGGCTTTGCGGGGCGGGGGGCGCGGTCGCGGGCAGCGGGGGCGGCGTGACGGGCGCGGTCTGCTGCGCCACCGCGGAGGTGCCGAGCAGCAGGGTGAGGGCGAGAGCGAGTGGCGGTCGGAACATCGATACTATCCTTAGCCGGGAAGCTTATAGCGCAAGGTGAAATTACTCCACCCGCCGGGTACGTCGTAAAGTTCGTCGGGCAGGCCGCGGAGCGGCGCGCAGCCGACGAACGTCGCGATGGCGAGATCATCGACGCGCGCGACATAGCGGCTGTTGTCGTCGTCGACGCCGTCGCGGGACCGGATCACGGGGCGTGCGGCGAGCGATCCGTCGCGGTTGATGCGCAGGTTGATCGTCACGCGGATCCGTTCCGCGCCGGGGCCGGGGTTCACTTGACGGTCGGCGCAGGGTTGGACCTGCCGCAGGATCGCCGAGCCGATGTTCGCCGCCGCCTGCGCGCCGATCCGCGCCGCGGGGGGCGTGGGGGTGCGGCTTTTCGAGGGCGTATCGGTCAGCCCTTTGAGGAAATCGTCGCCGAGGCGGCTGCCGCGCGGGCGGGTGGTTTTCGCGGTGTCGGTCGATCCGCTGCCGCGCGCGGCGGCGGGGGGCTTTTTCGCGGGTTTGGCGGCGGCGGTCTGTGCGGGTTTCGTCGGCTTGGCCGGGGCCTTTTCCGCGGCGGGGGTCGGCGGTTTCGGTTTCGGTTTCACCGGCGCGGGTTTGGGAGCCGGGGCGGGTTTCGGCGCAGGTTTGGCAGGGGCGGGCTTGGGCTGCGGTTGCGGCGGGGCGGGGACCGGTTCGGGTTCTGGCTCGGGCGCGGCTTCGACCGGGGCGGGTGGCGCGGCGTCTTCTGGCGCGCCTTGCTCGGGCGCGATCGATTGCGCGGGCGGTTCGACTGCGGCGGGGGCGGTGGCCTCCAGCGCGACCGCGTCGACCAGGCTGACCTCGACCGGCTGGGTCTTCAGTTTTTCCGGGTTGGGCGTGGCGAGGAAGCCGACCGAGAGCAGCCCGAACAGGATGACATGTCCCGCCGCGGCGACGCCAAGCCCGATCTTCTCGTTGCGCTCCACCGCAGGCTTACTCGTCGCCGATCGTGACCAGCGCGACGCGGTTCAGCCCGGCGCGGTTGAGTTCGCCCATCACGCGCATGATGCGGCCGTAGTCGAGCGATTTGTCGGCGCGCAGGAACACCTGTGGCGGGGCGTCGGCGGTGCCCTTTGCAGCGATCGCGTCCAGGCGTTGTGGCAGCGCCTGTTGCGACACCTCTTCCTTGGCGATGAAGATGCGGCCCTGTTCGTCGAGCGAGATTTCGGTCGGCTCCGCATCCTGATCGAGCGGCTTCGCGCGGCTGTCGGGCAGGTTCACGGGGACGCCGGCGGTCAGCAGCGGCGCGGTGACCATGAAGATGATGAGCAGGACGAGCATCACGTCGACCAATGGCGTGACGTTGATGTCCGCCATCGGCGCACGGCGGCTGCCGCTTTTCTGCGAGGGAAGGTTGATCGCCACGTCAGCGCTCGCGATCGAGCTGACGGCTCAAGGTGGCATGAAAACCGTCGGCAAAGCGGTTCAGGCGCGCTTCGATGCGGTTGATGCCGTGGCTGAAGCGGTTGTAGGCGATGACCGCGGGGATGGCGGCGAACAGGCCGATGGCGGTGGCGAACAGCGCCTCGGCGATACCCGGCGCGACGACCGCGAGCGAGGTGTTCTGTGCGCTCGCGATGCTGGTGAAGCTGCGCATGATGCCCCACACGGTGCCGAATAGCCCGACGAACGGCGCGACCGATCCGACCGTGGCGAGGATGTTCAGCCGGTCGCTGAGCTTGTCGATCTCGGTCGCGACCGCCGCGCCCATCGTCGTCGCCAGCCGTTCGCGCGTGCCGCCGCGGTCGATCGTCGTGCCCTGCGTCGAGCGGCGCCATTCGGCGACCCCGGCGGCGAAGATGCGCGCCGACGGCAGATCGGTGTCGGCGCGGGTCTTGTAGAAAGCGTCGATGTCGTCGGCCTTCCAGAAATCGCGTTCGAACGCCTCGGTTTCCTTGCGCGTGCGGCCGATGCGCCGCCAGAAACCGAAGATGATCGCCCACGTCCACACGCTGGCGAGCAACAGCCCGAGCATGACGAACTTCACCACCCAATCGGCCTGGATGAACAAGGCGATCGGGGACAATGTGGCGGCGTCGGTATTGAAGAACGGGTTCAAGGCGTCGTGTCCCCTTTTGCGACGAGCGCGGCGAAGCGGTCGGTCCAGTCGTGCGGTTGCCGCCGTGCGCGCCCCGACGGTGCGACCAGCGCCGCCACGACGTCGGCTTGCGTCAGCACAAGCTCGC contains:
- a CDS encoding cell envelope biogenesis protein TolA; amino-acid sequence: MERNEKIGLGVAAAGHVILFGLLSVGFLATPNPEKLKTQPVEVSLVDAVALEATAPAAVEPPAQSIAPEQGAPEDAAPPAPVEAAPEPEPEPVPAPPQPQPKPAPAKPAPKPAPAPKPAPVKPKPKPPTPAAEKAPAKPTKPAQTAAAKPAKKPPAAARGSGSTDTAKTTRPRGSRLGDDFLKGLTDTPSKSRTPTPPAARIGAQAAANIGSAILRQVQPCADRQVNPGPGAERIRVTINLRINRDGSLAARPVIRSRDGVDDDNSRYVARVDDLAIATFVGCAPLRGLPDELYDVPGGWSNFTLRYKLPG
- the tolR gene encoding protein TolR encodes the protein MAINLPSQKSGSRRAPMADINVTPLVDVMLVLLIIFMVTAPLLTAGVPVNLPDSRAKPLDQDAEPTEISLDEQGRIFIAKEEVSQQALPQRLDAIAAKGTADAPPQVFLRADKSLDYGRIMRVMGELNRAGLNRVALVTIGDE
- the tolQ gene encoding protein TolQ — protein: MNPFFNTDAATLSPIALFIQADWVVKFVMLGLLLASVWTWAIIFGFWRRIGRTRKETEAFERDFWKADDIDAFYKTRADTDLPSARIFAAGVAEWRRSTQGTTIDRGGTRERLATTMGAAVATEIDKLSDRLNILATVGSVAPFVGLFGTVWGIMRSFTSIASAQNTSLAVVAPGIAEALFATAIGLFAAIPAVIAYNRFSHGINRIEARLNRFADGFHATLSRQLDRER